In the Methanobacterium formicicum genome, ATGGTGACGAAATGGCTGGGGAGACAATTTTAGTAGTGGAAGACGAAGGAATAAGCGCCATTGAAATCAAGGAGTGCTTGGAGTCATTGGGGTACCAGGTTCCATCCATTGCTAAAAGTGGTAATGAAGCAATACAGGAAGCATTTTCCATTGAACCCGACTTAATTCTAATGGATATTACTTTAAAGGGAGATATGGATGGTATTGATGCCGCCACCATTATCAGAAGTTTTATGGATATTCCCCTAATTTATCTTACTGCCCTAGATGATGTGGAAACCTTTAATCGGATGAGCGAAACCCAGGCCAATGCGTATCTAATTAAACCCATTGAAGAGGCAGAGTTACGTAACAACATTCAATTGGCCTTGAAAAACTATGAAACCAGACAAAGGGAAATGGCCAATGAAAAAATGCTGGGATTGAAAGATGTTCAGATATTCATGCGTAGCGCCCTCCCAGAACTGGTGGCTAACATTCCCATTTCCGAAAGAAGTGGTTTTTTATCACGATTCATGCGTCTTTTCGAACAGAATATGAAGCCCCTCTTCATACAATTCACCAGA is a window encoding:
- a CDS encoding response regulator → MAGETILVVEDEGISAIEIKECLESLGYQVPSIAKSGNEAIQEAFSIEPDLILMDITLKGDMDGIDAATIIRSFMDIPLIYLTALDDVETFNRMSETQANAYLIKPIEEAELRNNIQLALKNYETRQREMANEKMLGLKDVQIFMRSALPELVANIPISERSGFLSRFMRLFEQNMKPLFIQFTRSITQEPYEDLSDRDKMRIYLSWISQLYENLGFKVLTRTRDDKGLMTVKKCSWAPIRPKDVFLCLICQSIMQLTYSWTGLPGTVKEEATTGALQSVCKFDYEME